The following proteins come from a genomic window of Anguilla rostrata isolate EN2019 chromosome 17, ASM1855537v3, whole genome shotgun sequence:
- the LOC135244123 gene encoding endoplasmic reticulum membrane sensor NFE2L1-like isoform X2 translates to MLYLKKYLTEGLIQFTILLSLIGVQVDVDSYLSSELAPLREIILGPSSAYTQTQFHQLRGTLDGYGVHRKSAELDGFFTRRRLLSRVRSLDRLSVPSTQLDAWLVHHDADAAVSAGGQPGPAVALENGGGGPEDAENPESSAMRGGGGGATLEPDYAAASEDSLAAVAPQDEQEQGGSAEHDRDHDLTKEDMDLIDILWRQDMDLGAGREVFDYSGRPKESETEERPPAETQQEEEGGAEREESWRNGLNLREGQACTQVDGETGEDVPEQFSGTVSPELGESGGEGPSTSRGFMPSPLLPRSDPPLDLEQQWLDIMAIMELQDMEVNSDGDGSFPEGNSDGDSGSSRSGVEAEPLVTFGLSGSATPINRNVSLHQASMPSCSQDLPAFFSPGLESCVSMETPEPHPPTLLGLSSSNSSNFSSTFSSTNLTGLFLPPLLNGSGNGTAMAALADPLSALLEEAMLDEISLLDLALQEGFSHTQASRLGEQLDSDSGLSLDSGHSPVSPSSSETSCSSGSSSCSSSSASFSEEGAMGHSTDSEAVGEAEEGAVGGYRPEHSKFCRLSYRDPSRFHGLPRLEHVGHNHTYNLPLSPSGGPEEEPQPPRARRQDQLRPRDVLDKQASRDERRARSMKIPFSTDKIVNLPVEEFNQLLTKHGLSEAQLALVRDIRRRGKNKMAAQNCRRRKLDTMVGLERGVEELRRDKARLLRDRAEFGRSLRQMKHRLQGLSSHVFARLRDPAGRPYAPADYALQIGSDGSVLVVPRRPAGGQGRKPQSKQKDKKK, encoded by the exons ATGCTTTACCTGAAAAAGTACCTGACAGAGGGCCTGATTCAGTTCACCATCCTGCTGAGTCTGATCGGGGTGCAGGTGGATGTGGACAGCTACCTGAGCTCTGAGCTGGCGCCGCTGCGTGAGATCATCCTGGGCCCCAGCTCCGCGTACACGCAGACGCAGTTCCACCAGCTGCGCGGCACGCTGGACGGCTATGGCGTGCACCGCAAGAGCGCCGAGCTGGACGGCTTCTTCACCCGGCGCCGGCTGCTGAGCCGCGTGCGCTCGCTGGACCGTCTGAGTGTGCCCAGCACCCAGCTGGACGCCTGGCTGGTGCACCACGACGCCGACGCCGCGGTGTCCGCCGGGGGCCAGCCGGGCCCCGCCGTCGCCCTGgagaatggggggggtgggccggAGGACGCGGAGAACCCCGAGAGCTCGGCCATgaggggcgggggaggcggagccacgCTCGAACCCGACTACGCCGCCGCCAGCGAGGACAGCCTGGCCGCCGTGGCCCCCCAGGACGAGCAGGAGCAGGGCGGCAGCGCCGAGCACGACCGCGACCACGACCTCACCAAAGAG GACATGGATCTGATTGACATCCTGTGGCGTCAGGACATGGACCTGGGCGCGGGGCGCGAGGTGTTCGATTACAGCGGCCGACCGAAAGAGAGCGAGACCGAGGAGCGCCCCCCCGCGGAAacgcagcaggaggaggaggggggggcagagagggaagagagctGGAGGAACGGCCTCAACCTGCGAGAGGGGCAGGCCTGCACCCAGGTGGACGGAGAGACTGGGGAGGACgtacctgagcag TTCTCCGGCACGGTGAGCCCGGAGTTGGGTGAATCTGGAGGAGAAGGCCCCTCCACCTCACGGGGGTTCATGCCGTCCCCCCTGCTGCCCCGGAGTGACCCCCCCCTGGACCTGGAGCAGCAGTGGCTGGACATCATGGCCATCATGGAGCTGCAG GACATGGAGGTGAACAGCGACGGCGACGGCTCCTTCCCGGAGGGTAACTCTGACGGCGACTCTGGCAGCAGCCGCAGTGGAGTGGAGGCGGAGCCTCTGGTGACCTTCGGCCTGTCCGGCTCCGCCACACCCATCAACCGGAACGTGAGCCTCCACCAGGCGTCCATGCCCAGCTGCAGCCAGGACCTCCCAGCCTTCTTCAGCCCCGGCTTGGAGAGCTGCGTTTCCATGGAGACGCCCGAGCCCCACCCGCCGACCCTGCTCGGCCTGTCCTCCAGCAACTCCTCCAACTTCAGCTCCACCTTCAGCTCCACCAACCTGACGGGGCTGTTCCTGCCGCCGCTGCTCAACGGCAGCGGGAACGGCACGGCGATGGCGGCGCTGGCCGACCCGCTCAgcgccctgctggaggaggccATGCTGGACGAGATCAGCCTGCTGGACCTGGCCCTGCAGGAGGGCTTCAGCCACACCCAGGCCTCCCGCCTGGGGGAGCAGCTGGACTCCGACTCCGGCCTCTCCCTGGACTCCGGCCACAGCCCCGTCTCCCCCAGCAGCTCCGAGACCTCCTGCtcctccggctcctcctcctgctcctcctcctccgcctccttctcGGAGGAGGGCGCCATGGGCCACAGCACCGACTCGGAGGCGGtgggggaggcggaggagggggcCGTGGGGGGCTACCGGCCGGAGCACAGCAAGTTCTGCCGCCTGAGCTACCGCGACCCGTCCCGGTTCCACGGCCTCCCTCGGCTGGAGCACGTGGGGCACAACCACACCTACAAcctgcccctgtccccctcGGGGGGCCCGGAGGAGgagccccagccccccaggGCCAGGAGGCAGGACCAGCTCCGGCCGCGGGACGTCCTGGACAAGCAGGCCAGCCGCGACGAGCGCCGCGCCCGCTCCATGAAGATCCCCTTCAGCACCGACAAGATAGTCAACCTGCCGGTGGAGGAGTTCAACCAGCTGCTGACCAAACACGGGCTGAGCGAGGCGCAGCTGGCGCTGGTGCGCGACATCCGCCGCCGCGGCAAGAACAAGATGGCGGCACAGAACTGCCGGCGGCGCAAGCTGGACACCATGGTGGGCCTGGAGCGGGGCGTGGAGGAGCTGCGGCGGGACAAGGCCCGGCTGCTGCGGGACCGGGCCGAGTTTGGGCGCTCGCTGCGCCAAATGAAGCACCGGCTGCAGGGCCTGTCCAGCCACGTCTTCGCCCGGCTGCGGGACCCGGCCGGCCGCCCCTACGCCCCCGCGGACTACGCGCTGCAGATCGGCAGCGACGGCAGCGTCCTGGTGGTCCCGCGCCGGCCCGCCGGCGGGCAGGGCCGCAAGCCGCAGAGCAAACAGAAGGACAAGAAGAAGTGA
- the LOC135244125 gene encoding coatomer subunit zeta-1-like — MDSVALEPSLYTVKAVFILDNDGNRLVSKYYDTELYSSMKEQKNFEKKVFNKTYKADNEIAFLEGLTIVYKSSIDVFFYVVGSAQENELMLMAVLNCLFESLSQILRKNVEKRCLLDNMDGVFLVVDEIIDGGVILESDPQQVIQKVNYRMDEGPLSEQTVAQVLQSAKEQIKWSIMK, encoded by the exons ATGGACTCTGTGGCTTTG GAACCATCGCTGTACACAGTGAAAGCCGTTTTCATtctggacaatgatggaaacaGGCTTGTGTCAAAG TATTATGACACAGAGCTATATTCCTCCATGAAGGAACAgaagaattttgaaaagaagGTGTTCAACAAAACGTACAAAGCTGACA ATGAAATTGCGTTTTTGGAAGGCTTGACTATTGTTTACAAGAGCAGCATCGATGTCTTCTTCTATGTGGTGGGAAGCGCACAGGAGAACGAG CTCATGCTGATGGCGGTGCTGAACTGTCTGTTCGAGTCTCTCAGCCAGATTCTGAG GAAGAACGTGGAGAAGAGGTGTCTGCTGGACAACATGGACGGGGTCTTCTTGGTCGTGGACGAGATCATTGACGGAGG AGTGATCTTGGAGAGTGACCCCCAACAAGTCATCCAAAAGGTGAACTATCGG ATGGACGAAGGCCCGCTCTCTGAGCAGACTGTGGCTCAG GTTCTGCAGTCTGCAAAGGAACAGATCAAATGGTcgataatgaaataa
- the LOC135244123 gene encoding endoplasmic reticulum membrane sensor NFE2L1-like isoform X1 produces MLYLKKYLTEGLIQFTILLSLIGVQVDVDSYLSSELAPLREIILGPSSAYTQTQFHQLRGTLDGYGVHRKSAELDGFFTRRRLLSRVRSLDRLSVPSTQLDAWLVHHDADAAVSAGGQPGPAVALENGGGGPEDAENPESSAMRGGGGGATLEPDYAAASEDSLAAVAPQDEQEQGGSAEHDRDHDLTKEDMDLIDILWRQDMDLGAGREVFDYSGRPKESETEERPPAETQQEEEGGAEREESWRNGLNLREGQACTQVDGETGEDVPEQLASLEAQTSVSLQECLRLLEATFPFGEEPEFSGTVSPELGESGGEGPSTSRGFMPSPLLPRSDPPLDLEQQWLDIMAIMELQDMEVNSDGDGSFPEGNSDGDSGSSRSGVEAEPLVTFGLSGSATPINRNVSLHQASMPSCSQDLPAFFSPGLESCVSMETPEPHPPTLLGLSSSNSSNFSSTFSSTNLTGLFLPPLLNGSGNGTAMAALADPLSALLEEAMLDEISLLDLALQEGFSHTQASRLGEQLDSDSGLSLDSGHSPVSPSSSETSCSSGSSSCSSSSASFSEEGAMGHSTDSEAVGEAEEGAVGGYRPEHSKFCRLSYRDPSRFHGLPRLEHVGHNHTYNLPLSPSGGPEEEPQPPRARRQDQLRPRDVLDKQASRDERRARSMKIPFSTDKIVNLPVEEFNQLLTKHGLSEAQLALVRDIRRRGKNKMAAQNCRRRKLDTMVGLERGVEELRRDKARLLRDRAEFGRSLRQMKHRLQGLSSHVFARLRDPAGRPYAPADYALQIGSDGSVLVVPRRPAGGQGRKPQSKQKDKKK; encoded by the exons ATGCTTTACCTGAAAAAGTACCTGACAGAGGGCCTGATTCAGTTCACCATCCTGCTGAGTCTGATCGGGGTGCAGGTGGATGTGGACAGCTACCTGAGCTCTGAGCTGGCGCCGCTGCGTGAGATCATCCTGGGCCCCAGCTCCGCGTACACGCAGACGCAGTTCCACCAGCTGCGCGGCACGCTGGACGGCTATGGCGTGCACCGCAAGAGCGCCGAGCTGGACGGCTTCTTCACCCGGCGCCGGCTGCTGAGCCGCGTGCGCTCGCTGGACCGTCTGAGTGTGCCCAGCACCCAGCTGGACGCCTGGCTGGTGCACCACGACGCCGACGCCGCGGTGTCCGCCGGGGGCCAGCCGGGCCCCGCCGTCGCCCTGgagaatggggggggtgggccggAGGACGCGGAGAACCCCGAGAGCTCGGCCATgaggggcgggggaggcggagccacgCTCGAACCCGACTACGCCGCCGCCAGCGAGGACAGCCTGGCCGCCGTGGCCCCCCAGGACGAGCAGGAGCAGGGCGGCAGCGCCGAGCACGACCGCGACCACGACCTCACCAAAGAG GACATGGATCTGATTGACATCCTGTGGCGTCAGGACATGGACCTGGGCGCGGGGCGCGAGGTGTTCGATTACAGCGGCCGACCGAAAGAGAGCGAGACCGAGGAGCGCCCCCCCGCGGAAacgcagcaggaggaggaggggggggcagagagggaagagagctGGAGGAACGGCCTCAACCTGCGAGAGGGGCAGGCCTGCACCCAGGTGGACGGAGAGACTGGGGAGGACgtacctgagcag CTGGCCAGTCTGGAAGCCCAGACCTCAGTGTCGCTCCAGGAGTGCTTACGGCTTCTAGAGGCCACCTTCCCGTTCGGAGAGGAGCCCGAG TTCTCCGGCACGGTGAGCCCGGAGTTGGGTGAATCTGGAGGAGAAGGCCCCTCCACCTCACGGGGGTTCATGCCGTCCCCCCTGCTGCCCCGGAGTGACCCCCCCCTGGACCTGGAGCAGCAGTGGCTGGACATCATGGCCATCATGGAGCTGCAG GACATGGAGGTGAACAGCGACGGCGACGGCTCCTTCCCGGAGGGTAACTCTGACGGCGACTCTGGCAGCAGCCGCAGTGGAGTGGAGGCGGAGCCTCTGGTGACCTTCGGCCTGTCCGGCTCCGCCACACCCATCAACCGGAACGTGAGCCTCCACCAGGCGTCCATGCCCAGCTGCAGCCAGGACCTCCCAGCCTTCTTCAGCCCCGGCTTGGAGAGCTGCGTTTCCATGGAGACGCCCGAGCCCCACCCGCCGACCCTGCTCGGCCTGTCCTCCAGCAACTCCTCCAACTTCAGCTCCACCTTCAGCTCCACCAACCTGACGGGGCTGTTCCTGCCGCCGCTGCTCAACGGCAGCGGGAACGGCACGGCGATGGCGGCGCTGGCCGACCCGCTCAgcgccctgctggaggaggccATGCTGGACGAGATCAGCCTGCTGGACCTGGCCCTGCAGGAGGGCTTCAGCCACACCCAGGCCTCCCGCCTGGGGGAGCAGCTGGACTCCGACTCCGGCCTCTCCCTGGACTCCGGCCACAGCCCCGTCTCCCCCAGCAGCTCCGAGACCTCCTGCtcctccggctcctcctcctgctcctcctcctccgcctccttctcGGAGGAGGGCGCCATGGGCCACAGCACCGACTCGGAGGCGGtgggggaggcggaggagggggcCGTGGGGGGCTACCGGCCGGAGCACAGCAAGTTCTGCCGCCTGAGCTACCGCGACCCGTCCCGGTTCCACGGCCTCCCTCGGCTGGAGCACGTGGGGCACAACCACACCTACAAcctgcccctgtccccctcGGGGGGCCCGGAGGAGgagccccagccccccaggGCCAGGAGGCAGGACCAGCTCCGGCCGCGGGACGTCCTGGACAAGCAGGCCAGCCGCGACGAGCGCCGCGCCCGCTCCATGAAGATCCCCTTCAGCACCGACAAGATAGTCAACCTGCCGGTGGAGGAGTTCAACCAGCTGCTGACCAAACACGGGCTGAGCGAGGCGCAGCTGGCGCTGGTGCGCGACATCCGCCGCCGCGGCAAGAACAAGATGGCGGCACAGAACTGCCGGCGGCGCAAGCTGGACACCATGGTGGGCCTGGAGCGGGGCGTGGAGGAGCTGCGGCGGGACAAGGCCCGGCTGCTGCGGGACCGGGCCGAGTTTGGGCGCTCGCTGCGCCAAATGAAGCACCGGCTGCAGGGCCTGTCCAGCCACGTCTTCGCCCGGCTGCGGGACCCGGCCGGCCGCCCCTACGCCCCCGCGGACTACGCGCTGCAGATCGGCAGCGACGGCAGCGTCCTGGTGGTCCCGCGCCGGCCCGCCGGCGGGCAGGGCCGCAAGCCGCAGAGCAAACAGAAGGACAAGAAGAAGTGA